One Actinomadura viridis genomic region harbors:
- a CDS encoding helix-turn-helix domain-containing protein → MARTLPGTSRGVLDARTARDRFHVTRIAPSPELARFVEYLWVLTWDLRGRPPHRQRVLTRPSVHMTFTSYLTTGATRARIVGVVRDEFVEEIAGEGRVVGAAFRPGGFRPFLGAPVSAITGRTPAVAEVFGPAGRRLGGEIFGTPDADGAVARLEAFLLGRCPPAPDPRALRAAEIVERIAASPALTRVDDLAADLGIGPRGLQRLFQEYVGVGPKWVIRRHRMLEAAERAAAGTEIGWAALAAELGYADQAHFTRDFTASVGTSPARYARRQHAPPDRPA, encoded by the coding sequence ATGGCCCGGACCCTGCCCGGAACCAGCCGGGGCGTCCTGGACGCCCGTACGGCACGGGACCGCTTCCACGTCACCAGGATCGCGCCGTCACCGGAGCTGGCGCGGTTCGTGGAGTACCTCTGGGTGCTGACGTGGGACCTGCGCGGCCGGCCGCCGCACCGGCAGCGGGTGCTCACCCGTCCTTCCGTCCACATGACCTTCACCTCTTACCTGACGACCGGGGCGACCCGCGCCAGGATCGTGGGCGTGGTCCGGGACGAGTTCGTGGAGGAGATCGCCGGGGAGGGCCGCGTGGTGGGGGCGGCGTTCCGGCCCGGCGGCTTCCGGCCGTTCCTGGGCGCGCCCGTGTCGGCGATCACCGGGCGGACGCCCGCGGTGGCGGAGGTGTTCGGGCCCGCCGGGCGCCGGCTGGGCGGGGAGATCTTCGGGACGCCGGACGCGGACGGCGCCGTGGCGCGGCTGGAGGCGTTCCTGCTCGGCCGGTGCCCGCCCGCCCCCGATCCGCGGGCCCTGCGGGCCGCGGAGATCGTCGAGCGCATCGCCGCGTCCCCCGCCCTCACGCGCGTGGACGACCTGGCCGCCGATCTGGGCATCGGCCCGCGCGGCCTGCAGCGGCTGTTCCAGGAGTACGTGGGCGTCGGGCCCAAGTGGGTGATCCGGCGCCACCGGATGCTGGAGGCCGCCGAGCGGGCGGCCGCGGGGACCGAGATCGGCTGGGCGGCGCTGGCGGCCGAGCTCGGATACGCCGACCAGGCCCATTTCACCCGCGATTTCACCGCCTCGGTCGGCACCTCGCCCGCCCGCTACGCCCGGCGGCAGCACGCCCCGCCCGACCGGCCGGCCTGA
- a CDS encoding TIGR03086 family metal-binding protein has product MGTDTGADTRAEKGTETAAGAKADRDAAAELRGLVVPAAETAARIVRGVPAGLLDAPTPCPQWDVRALINHLIFWTGRGQTAARKQPPQPGAEEGYDFTRDGDWADRYAEQALATAEAWRDEAAWEGVTSLSGDPQGGMPAVRIGGMLFSECVLHGWDLAVATGQDPALPDRLVRASYEQVASIAEMGRRYGAFGEQVEVDASAPLLDRLLGLSGRDPRWRP; this is encoded by the coding sequence ATGGGGACGGACACGGGGGCCGACACGAGGGCCGAGAAGGGGACGGAGACGGCGGCCGGGGCCAAGGCGGACCGGGACGCCGCCGCCGAACTGCGCGGCCTGGTGGTGCCCGCGGCGGAGACGGCGGCGCGCATCGTACGCGGCGTCCCGGCAGGGCTGCTGGACGCGCCCACCCCGTGCCCCCAGTGGGACGTGCGGGCACTGATCAACCATCTGATCTTCTGGACCGGGCGGGGCCAGACCGCCGCGCGCAAGCAGCCGCCGCAACCCGGAGCGGAGGAGGGGTACGACTTCACCCGCGACGGCGACTGGGCCGACCGCTACGCCGAGCAGGCCCTCGCGACCGCCGAGGCGTGGCGCGACGAGGCCGCGTGGGAGGGCGTCACCAGCCTCAGCGGCGACCCGCAGGGCGGCATGCCCGCGGTCCGCATCGGCGGGATGCTGTTCAGCGAGTGCGTGCTGCACGGCTGGGACCTCGCCGTCGCCACCGGCCAGGACCCCGCGCTTCCGGACCGGCTCGTCCGGGCCTCCTACGAGCAGGTGGCGTCCATCGCGGAGATGGGACGCCGGTACGGGGCGTTCGGCGAGCAGGTCGAGGTCGACGCCTCGGCGCCGCTGCTGGACCGGCTCCTGGGGCTGTCCGGACGCGACCCCCGCTGGAGGCCCTGA